Proteins from a single region of Streptomyces sp. HUAS 15-9:
- a CDS encoding tyrosine-type recombinase/integrase, translating to MGRSQPRSRGSSADPLRALLPLRTGPRGHAHLAVLRSTQQRDRPVETRLRPLAARRSTHAGDSQQVLARDAVCLLDVPTHKTGTAFTKPVDPILGQAIDAWQAVRPDQPKFTDRRTGEFVELLFAVRARRVSTSYINNTIIPMLCRKAGVPDADVRGNITSHRARSTIASQLYNAKEPMTLFELQAWLGHRSPQSTQYYAKITPNTLSKAYSEVGYFERNVRTIEVLVDRDAVASGAAATGEPWQHYDLGHGYCTYTFFEQCQHRMACARCDFYTPKDSTRAQLLEAKGNLQKMAVSIPLTEDEHAAVTDGQSALDRLLDRLADTPTPAGPTPRQLDVPTNATLLPILDVRQGKPQQA from the coding sequence GTGGGCCGGTCTCAACCTCGATCCCGCGGATCTTCCGCAGACCCGCTCCGGGCACTTCTACCCCTTCGAACTGGTCCGCGCGGTCACGCTCACCTGGCTGTTCTCCGGTCAACGCAGCAACGAGATCGCCCGGTTGAGACTCGGCTGCGTCCGCTGGCAGCACGACGGAGCACCCATGCCGGCGACTCACAGCAAGTACTGGCCCGCGACGCGGTCTGCCTGCTCGACGTCCCGACCCACAAGACCGGCACCGCCTTCACCAAGCCGGTTGACCCGATCCTCGGCCAGGCCATCGACGCCTGGCAGGCCGTCCGCCCGGACCAGCCGAAGTTCACCGACCGCCGCACCGGCGAGTTCGTCGAGCTGCTGTTCGCCGTCCGCGCCCGCCGCGTCTCCACCAGCTACATCAACAACACCATCATCCCGATGCTCTGCCGCAAGGCCGGAGTCCCGGACGCCGACGTCCGCGGTAACATCACCAGCCACCGGGCTCGATCCACCATCGCCAGCCAGCTCTACAACGCCAAGGAACCGATGACGCTGTTCGAGCTGCAAGCCTGGCTCGGACACCGATCGCCGCAATCCACCCAGTACTACGCGAAGATCACCCCGAACACTCTGTCCAAGGCGTATTCGGAGGTGGGCTACTTCGAGCGGAACGTCCGCACCATCGAGGTCCTGGTCGACCGGGACGCGGTCGCCTCCGGCGCCGCCGCGACCGGCGAACCCTGGCAGCACTACGACCTCGGACACGGCTACTGCACCTACACCTTCTTCGAGCAATGCCAGCACCGCATGGCCTGCGCACGCTGCGACTTCTACACCCCCAAGGACTCCACCCGAGCCCAACTCTTGGAAGCCAAGGGCAACTTGCAGAAGATGGCCGTCTCGATCCCACTCACCGAAGACGAGCACGCAGCCGTCACCGACGGCCAGAGCGCGCTCGACCGCCTCCTCGACCGACTCGCCGACACCCCCACCCCAGCCGGACCAACACCCCGGCAACTCGACGTCCCAACGAACGCCACACTTCTGCCGATCCTCGACGTCCGCCAGGGCAAACCGCAGCAAGCTTGA
- a CDS encoding site-specific integrase, which translates to MPRLTKLPWIPGEQQWLSVLEVAKREPVRNRVMLALAYDAALRREELCSLRTDDVDPAHRTLRIRAETTKNRLERVVPYSAPTGVLLSDYLAHRATISRARGPLFLSESRRNHAQPLSLWTWSKVVRRIALASGVERFSTHTTRHLCLTDLARMGWELHAIASFAGHRHTDSTLQYIHLSGRDLADKLARGMDHIHAWRIQMLTAPAGATAEVTR; encoded by the coding sequence GTGCCCCGACTGACGAAGCTGCCGTGGATTCCCGGAGAACAGCAGTGGCTGAGCGTCCTGGAGGTCGCCAAGCGTGAACCGGTACGCAACCGCGTGATGCTCGCCCTGGCCTACGACGCGGCACTGCGCCGTGAGGAACTGTGCTCGCTGCGGACCGATGACGTCGATCCGGCCCACCGCACGCTGCGGATACGGGCGGAAACGACGAAGAACCGGCTGGAGCGGGTGGTGCCCTACTCGGCACCGACGGGGGTGCTGCTGTCGGACTACCTCGCCCACCGGGCCACGATCAGCCGGGCCCGCGGGCCGCTGTTCCTGTCGGAATCGCGCCGCAATCACGCCCAGCCGCTGAGCCTGTGGACCTGGTCGAAGGTGGTCCGACGGATCGCACTGGCCTCCGGTGTCGAGCGGTTCTCCACGCACACCACCCGCCACCTGTGTCTGACCGATCTGGCCCGCATGGGCTGGGAGTTGCACGCGATCGCGTCGTTTGCCGGACACCGTCACACCGACTCCACCCTTCAGTACATCCACCTCTCCGGCCGGGACCTGGCCGACAAGCTGGCCCGCGGCATGGACCACATCCACGCCTGGCGAATACAGATGCTCACCGCCCCGGCCGGCGCGACGGCGGAGGTGACGCGGTGA
- a CDS encoding site-specific integrase has product MSGTTVLMEKWPVLGRHAQAATWLTVWTDLGRAPRTIDAYGRGLAEYLLMSEREGVDPVTANRAHIAVYVRELTSRPHRRGANVISIDSGAGLANATIQQLLVPVRLFYDFLMEEGLRDSNPVGRGRYTPADGTAVSSAAWCPD; this is encoded by the coding sequence TTGAGCGGCACGACGGTGCTCATGGAGAAGTGGCCGGTGCTCGGCCGGCACGCGCAGGCGGCGACCTGGCTGACGGTCTGGACGGATCTCGGTCGTGCACCGCGCACGATCGACGCCTACGGCCGGGGACTGGCCGAGTACCTGCTGATGAGCGAGCGGGAGGGTGTCGATCCGGTCACCGCGAACCGTGCACATATCGCCGTCTATGTACGGGAGTTGACCTCGCGGCCGCACCGCCGGGGTGCGAACGTGATCTCGATCGACTCAGGGGCGGGGCTGGCGAACGCGACGATCCAGCAGCTGCTCGTGCCGGTCCGCTTGTTCTACGACTTCCTCATGGAAGAGGGGTTGCGGGATTCCAACCCTGTCGGCCGGGGGCGTTACACCCCGGCCGACGGAACGGCGGTCAGCAGCGCGGCCTGGTGCCCCGACTGA
- a CDS encoding IS30 family transposase translates to MPRYAPNKMPIVVKKRYFELLREGYKGAAAARVVGVSASCGSNWFIEAGSMIVPDPGSISPRFLTQNDRIAIADGLHARQAVKEIAASIGKSFQTVYREIKRNAKPDGSYHPWWAHNQALLRRHRPKEEKIRSSEPLRTLVRERLAEKWSPQQIARYLAREYANDAAMRACPETIYRALFTGLLGRRDAKLRTGRTRRKRQRRGVPTLNKIKNMTLIHQRPLEVNDRQTPGHWEGDLIIGRGQSSAIGTLVERTTRYVHLIHLPHGWKAPQVRNALITQTAHIPAQMKKSLTWDQGRELTLHEEIEALTGFRIYFCDPHSPWQRGTNENTNGLLRQYFPKGTDLSVHTAQDLRDVARELNRRPRIVLGDKSPAEVMRECLTGPLTR, encoded by the coding sequence ATGCCGAGGTACGCCCCCAACAAGATGCCGATCGTGGTGAAGAAGCGGTATTTCGAGCTGCTGAGAGAGGGTTACAAGGGTGCGGCCGCCGCCCGAGTAGTCGGAGTCTCGGCCAGCTGCGGATCGAACTGGTTCATCGAAGCTGGGAGCATGATCGTCCCTGACCCCGGCTCGATATCCCCGCGCTTCCTCACCCAGAACGACCGCATCGCCATCGCCGACGGACTGCACGCCAGGCAGGCCGTGAAAGAGATCGCCGCGTCGATCGGCAAGAGCTTTCAGACCGTCTACCGGGAGATCAAGCGCAACGCCAAGCCGGACGGCAGCTACCACCCCTGGTGGGCTCATAACCAGGCCCTGTTGCGGCGTCACCGTCCGAAGGAGGAGAAAATCCGCAGCAGCGAGCCGCTGCGGACGCTGGTGCGCGAGCGGCTCGCCGAGAAGTGGTCGCCGCAGCAGATCGCGCGCTACCTGGCCCGCGAATACGCGAACGACGCGGCGATGCGGGCTTGCCCGGAGACGATCTACCGGGCCCTGTTCACTGGTCTCCTCGGCCGGCGTGACGCCAAGCTCCGCACCGGCCGCACCCGCCGCAAGCGGCAACGCCGAGGGGTCCCGACCCTGAACAAGATCAAGAACATGACGCTGATCCATCAGCGTCCCCTGGAGGTCAACGACCGTCAAACTCCCGGGCATTGGGAGGGCGATCTCATCATCGGTCGCGGACAGAGCTCGGCGATCGGCACCCTGGTGGAGCGCACCACCCGCTACGTCCATCTGATCCATCTGCCGCACGGCTGGAAGGCCCCGCAGGTCCGCAATGCGCTGATCACCCAGACCGCTCACATCCCGGCCCAGATGAAGAAGTCCCTCACCTGGGACCAGGGCCGCGAGCTGACCCTGCATGAGGAGATCGAGGCGCTGACCGGCTTCCGGATCTACTTCTGCGACCCGCACTCTCCATGGCAGCGCGGCACAAACGAAAACACCAACGGCCTGCTGCGGCAATATTTTCCCAAGGGCACCGACCTGTCCGTCCACACTGCCCAAGATCTCCGCGACGTCGCCCGGGAGCTCAACCGCCGACCACGCATCGTGCTCGGCGACAAGAGCCCCGCCGAGGTCATGCGAGAATGCCTCACAGGCCCATTGACCAGGTGA
- a CDS encoding IS701 family transposase has translation MTEARGDLEAFAAELFDGFFRADQRRWGQAYVRGLLLDGRRKSVEPMAARLGEDGNRQALAHFITSSPWDAAHVRARLAWRMHEAIGPEALIVDDTGFLKDGDASACVSRQYTGTAGKVTNCQVGVSLHLAREQASAAVNWRLFVPASWDPASGQADAAKVARRGRCGIPAQVGHVEKWQLALDMIDETRSWGVDVPLVVADAGYGDAAAFRLGLEERSLPYAVGISCRHTAHPADARPVQPPYAGTGLPPKAQYPDPAQTVKDLVIAAGRAAARPVSWRVGSRPGTGRNGFKRMYSRFVALRVRPAGRGLRKTTDAPELPERWLLAEWPATESEPVQFWLSSLPSGMPLATLVRLTKLRWRIEHDYREMKQALGLAHFEGRTWGGWHHHVTLVSAAHAFCTLRRMARAPKDTAAV, from the coding sequence ATGACCGAGGCCCGGGGGGACCTGGAGGCGTTCGCGGCGGAGTTGTTCGACGGGTTCTTCCGTGCGGACCAGCGGCGGTGGGGACAGGCGTATGTGCGAGGGCTGCTGCTGGACGGGCGGCGTAAGTCGGTGGAGCCGATGGCAGCCCGCCTCGGCGAGGACGGCAACCGGCAGGCGCTGGCGCACTTCATCACCTCCAGCCCGTGGGATGCGGCCCATGTGCGGGCCCGGCTGGCCTGGAGGATGCACGAGGCGATCGGTCCGGAGGCGCTGATCGTTGACGACACCGGCTTCCTCAAGGACGGGGACGCGTCTGCGTGTGTGTCGCGGCAGTACACCGGCACCGCGGGCAAGGTCACCAACTGCCAGGTGGGAGTGTCGCTGCACCTGGCCCGTGAGCAGGCCTCGGCCGCAGTGAACTGGCGGCTGTTCGTGCCCGCTTCATGGGATCCGGCCTCTGGACAGGCGGATGCGGCCAAGGTCGCCCGCCGCGGCCGTTGCGGCATCCCCGCCCAGGTGGGGCATGTGGAGAAGTGGCAGCTGGCCCTGGACATGATCGACGAAACCCGGTCGTGGGGCGTCGATGTCCCCTTGGTCGTGGCGGATGCCGGATACGGCGATGCCGCCGCCTTCCGTCTGGGGCTGGAGGAACGCAGCCTGCCCTATGCGGTCGGGATCTCCTGCCGCCACACCGCCCATCCGGCCGACGCCCGGCCCGTCCAGCCCCCCTACGCGGGCACCGGCCTGCCACCGAAAGCGCAGTACCCCGACCCTGCGCAGACGGTGAAAGACCTGGTCATCGCGGCCGGCCGGGCGGCTGCACGGCCGGTTTCCTGGCGGGTAGGCTCCCGGCCGGGCACGGGCCGAAACGGCTTCAAGCGCATGTACTCGCGGTTCGTCGCCCTCAGGGTCCGGCCCGCCGGACGGGGCCTACGCAAGACCACGGACGCTCCCGAGCTGCCTGAACGCTGGCTGCTGGCCGAATGGCCCGCCACCGAGAGCGAGCCGGTGCAGTTCTGGCTGTCCAGCCTGCCCTCCGGCATGCCACTGGCCACCCTGGTGCGGCTGACCAAGCTGCGCTGGCGCATCGAGCACGACTACCGGGAGATGAAACAGGCCCTGGGACTTGCCCACTTCGAAGGCCGCACCTGGGGCGGCTGGCACCACCATGTCACCCTCGTCTCCGCCGCCCATGCCTTCTGCACCCTCAGGCGCATGGCTCGCGCCCCAAAAGACACAGCGGCGGTCTGA
- a CDS encoding RICIN domain-containing protein — protein MKKITIMRMAAGAAGAIVALSGISAHATEAKKPKLDHVQIPKMYGSGQLCLSMNNSTKNGAQLIAQRCNGSQTQKWTFKYEYHGSYGYKIKNDKSGKCLTVKSGRAGAAIVQDTCPRYNDQLFRWTAEDHKQKMANAYSRMALTVPTEKSGVKVVQQPLSGSRNKQQRFYLPAF, from the coding sequence ATGAAGAAGATCACGATCATGCGCATGGCGGCCGGCGCCGCAGGAGCCATCGTGGCACTCTCGGGCATCTCAGCCCACGCCACCGAGGCGAAGAAGCCGAAACTGGACCACGTCCAGATCCCCAAGATGTACGGCAGCGGCCAGCTGTGCCTGTCGATGAACAACAGCACCAAGAACGGCGCCCAGCTCATAGCCCAGCGCTGCAACGGATCGCAGACCCAGAAGTGGACGTTCAAGTACGAGTACCACGGCTCGTACGGCTACAAGATCAAGAACGACAAGTCGGGCAAGTGCCTGACGGTGAAGTCGGGCAGGGCCGGAGCCGCGATCGTCCAGGACACCTGCCCCCGCTACAACGACCAGCTGTTCCGCTGGACGGCCGAGGACCACAAGCAGAAGATGGCCAACGCCTACTCGCGCATGGCCCTGACCGTCCCCACCGAGAAGTCGGGAGTGAAGGTCGTCCAGCAGCCGCTCAGCGGTAGCCGGAACAAGCAGCAGCGCTTCTACCTGCCCGCGTTCTAG
- a CDS encoding DUF6924 domain-containing protein produces MQWARFTEYLRDREVTDEVVIDQVEILDDEAYAGLDAAALLRLVERGEDSWPQHTVLLVADEETLSGGMQVLAVCNQPHEDDPLPASESEEPFRIVPELLSAFAAQMNLANSDFFEIRREVGEDGVLRKL; encoded by the coding sequence ATGCAGTGGGCGCGGTTCACCGAGTACCTGCGCGACCGGGAAGTGACAGACGAGGTGGTCATCGACCAGGTGGAGATCCTGGACGACGAAGCCTACGCGGGCCTGGACGCCGCAGCCCTGCTCCGGCTCGTAGAGCGCGGCGAGGACAGCTGGCCTCAGCACACCGTGCTCCTGGTCGCCGACGAGGAGACGCTCAGCGGCGGCATGCAGGTGCTCGCGGTATGCAACCAGCCGCACGAGGACGATCCGCTGCCGGCATCGGAGTCCGAAGAACCGTTCCGCATCGTCCCCGAACTGCTCTCCGCGTTCGCCGCCCAGATGAACCTCGCCAACTCCGACTTCTTCGAGATCAGGCGCGAGGTAGGAGAAGACGGCGTCCTGCGCAAGCTGTAG
- a CDS encoding DUF6233 domain-containing protein — translation MRPAPPDWLIQYGLNRSNVDAVHTGDCWTAAKSGRCRPATRQQAIDALRQQVPSCVHCRPDTALGILD, via the coding sequence ATGCGGCCGGCCCCGCCGGACTGGCTGATCCAGTACGGCCTCAACCGCTCGAATGTGGACGCGGTGCACACCGGTGACTGCTGGACGGCGGCCAAGAGCGGCCGATGCCGGCCCGCCACCCGGCAGCAGGCGATCGATGCACTCCGCCAGCAGGTACCGTCATGCGTGCACTGCCGACCCGATACAGCCCTCGGCATCCTCGACTGA